A single window of Pseudomonas benzenivorans DNA harbors:
- a CDS encoding DUF1223 domain-containing protein, producing the protein MHPLAQVIAALLLLLYSLLSQAGDRINISSGPSPTPVLELFTSQGCSSCPPADRWLSGLREHPQLWHGLIPLAFHVDYWDRLGWPDPFANPSHSARQRGYARRGASGAVYTPGFILAGREWRGWFRGLPLSLPKSTEVGSLTLQLDGDRLTLTFLPSTTAPTDLTAHVARLGFGLHTEVAHGENAGRELRHDFVVLSLQQIAPSKRHHWQTRLLPDTRGERQAIVVWLSAPGQLAPYQAVGGWLPASAPSESNSQRR; encoded by the coding sequence ATGCACCCGTTAGCGCAGGTAATAGCCGCACTGCTTCTGCTGCTGTATTCCCTCCTTTCACAAGCCGGGGACCGGATCAATATCAGCAGTGGCCCGTCGCCCACCCCCGTGTTGGAGTTGTTCACCTCGCAAGGCTGCAGCTCCTGCCCCCCGGCCGACCGCTGGCTGTCGGGACTGCGTGAGCATCCACAGCTGTGGCATGGGTTGATTCCCCTGGCCTTCCATGTCGATTACTGGGACCGCCTGGGATGGCCCGATCCCTTCGCCAACCCAAGCCACAGCGCCCGGCAGCGTGGCTATGCTCGCCGCGGCGCCAGCGGCGCGGTCTACACCCCCGGCTTTATCCTGGCCGGGCGCGAGTGGCGCGGCTGGTTCCGGGGGCTGCCGCTGAGTCTGCCCAAGAGCACCGAGGTGGGCAGCCTGACCCTGCAGCTGGACGGTGACCGCCTGACACTGACCTTCCTCCCCAGCACCACCGCGCCGACGGACCTGACTGCCCATGTCGCCCGCCTGGGCTTCGGCCTGCACACCGAAGTCGCGCACGGCGAAAATGCCGGACGCGAGCTGCGGCATGATTTCGTGGTGCTGAGCCTGCAGCAGATCGCCCCGAGCAAGCGCCATCACTGGCAGACCCGCCTGCTGCCCGATACGCGCGGCGAGCGCCAGGCCATAGTCGTCTGGCTCAGCGCGCCGGGCCAGCTTGCGCCCTATCAAGCGGTAGGTGGCTGGCTGCCGGCCTCGGCACCTAGTGAGTCGAACAGTCAACGCCGCTAG
- the nfuA gene encoding Fe-S biogenesis protein NfuA, translated as MSTITITDAAHDYLADLLSKQNTTGIGIRVFITQPGTPYAETCIAYCKPGEEKAEDTALALASFTAWIDAVSEPFLEDAVVDYATDRMGGQLTIKAPNAKVPMVNEDSPINERINYYLQTEINPGLASHGGQVSLIEVVDDGIAVLKFGGGCQGCGQADLTLKEGIEKTLLERIPELKGVRDVTDHSNRENAYY; from the coding sequence ATGAGCACTATCACCATTACTGACGCGGCACACGATTACCTGGCCGATCTGCTGAGCAAGCAGAACACCACCGGCATCGGCATCCGCGTCTTCATTACCCAGCCGGGTACCCCATACGCGGAAACCTGCATTGCCTACTGCAAGCCGGGCGAGGAGAAGGCCGAGGACACCGCCTTGGCCCTGGCCAGCTTCACGGCCTGGATCGATGCCGTCAGCGAACCGTTCCTGGAGGATGCGGTTGTCGACTACGCGACCGACCGTATGGGCGGCCAGCTGACCATCAAGGCGCCGAATGCCAAGGTGCCCATGGTCAACGAAGACAGCCCGATCAACGAACGTATCAATTACTACCTGCAGACCGAGATCAATCCGGGGCTGGCCAGCCATGGCGGCCAGGTCAGCCTGATCGAAGTGGTCGACGATGGCATCGCCGTGCTGAAGTTCGGTGGCGGTTGCCAGGGCTGTGGCCAGGCCGACCTGACCCTCAAGGAAGGCATCGAGAAGACTCTGCTCGAACGCATCCCGGAGCTGAAAGGCGTGCGCGACGTGACCGACCACAGCAATCGGGAAAACGCCTACTACTGA
- a CDS encoding response regulator, whose amino-acid sequence MSISSLLVCDDSNMARKQLIRALPEDWPVAVVQAANGREGLDAIRRGDVGLVLLDLTMPEMDGYEVLAAIRAEALDTQVIVVSGDVQDEAIKRVAELGALAFLKKPVEPGLLRHTLLEHGLLGVPSAETGARIEADEPNVQFRDAFREVVNVAMGQAAALLARQLDVFVRLPIPNVNILEVGELHMALAHAQQGDQLSAVCQGYIGSGIAGEALLIFHDSEVRDMAKLMRWKPANREGELEMLLDLASILIGACLSGIAEQLDVSFSQGHPVVLGQHSSIDELIRVNQRRWKKTLAVELSYSLEGHDIHFDLLLLFTEDSVARLSLKTAYLMS is encoded by the coding sequence TTGTCGATTTCCTCGTTGCTGGTGTGTGATGACTCCAATATGGCGCGCAAGCAGCTGATCCGGGCCTTGCCCGAGGATTGGCCGGTCGCAGTTGTCCAGGCCGCCAATGGCCGTGAAGGGCTCGACGCCATTCGCCGGGGCGACGTAGGTTTGGTCCTGCTCGACCTGACCATGCCGGAGATGGATGGCTACGAGGTCCTGGCGGCCATTCGTGCCGAGGCACTCGACACCCAGGTCATCGTGGTGTCAGGCGACGTGCAGGATGAGGCGATCAAGCGGGTGGCCGAACTTGGCGCGCTGGCCTTCCTGAAGAAGCCCGTCGAACCGGGACTGCTGCGGCATACCTTGCTCGAGCACGGTCTGCTGGGGGTGCCTTCGGCCGAGACCGGAGCGCGCATCGAAGCGGATGAGCCCAACGTGCAGTTTCGCGATGCCTTTCGCGAAGTGGTCAACGTGGCGATGGGCCAGGCGGCCGCCTTGTTGGCCAGGCAGCTGGACGTGTTCGTCCGCCTACCCATCCCCAACGTCAATATTCTCGAAGTCGGCGAACTGCACATGGCCCTGGCGCATGCACAGCAGGGCGATCAGCTGTCGGCGGTGTGTCAGGGTTATATCGGCAGTGGCATCGCGGGGGAGGCGCTGCTGATCTTCCACGACTCCGAAGTGCGCGACATGGCCAAGTTGATGCGCTGGAAACCTGCAAACCGCGAGGGCGAGCTGGAAATGCTCCTGGACCTGGCCAGCATCCTGATCGGTGCCTGCTTGAGCGGCATCGCCGAGCAGCTCGACGTCAGCTTCTCCCAAGGCCATCCGGTGGTGCTCGGCCAGCACTCCTCCATCGACGAGCTGATTCGGGTCAACCAGCGTCGCTGGAAGAAGACCCTGGCGGTCGAACTCAGCTACAGCCTGGAAGGGCACGACATCCATTTCGACCTGCTGCTGCTGTTCACCGAGGACTCGGTGGCCAGGCTTTCCCTTAAAACCGCCTACCTGATGAGCTGA
- a CDS encoding DUF1883 domain-containing protein translates to MKYIHQREHLNEDDIVVIECSQTCNIRLMNDANFRSFKNGGRHSYHGGAFDKFPARITVPSSGFWNITIDTVTRKAISVTRKPTLKHSIKIIRRSDSRLR, encoded by the coding sequence ATGAAATACATACACCAGCGCGAACACCTCAACGAGGACGACATCGTCGTCATCGAGTGCTCGCAGACCTGCAATATCCGCCTGATGAACGATGCGAACTTTCGCAGCTTCAAGAACGGCGGTCGGCACAGCTATCACGGCGGTGCCTTCGATAAGTTTCCGGCCAGGATCACCGTGCCCAGCTCCGGCTTCTGGAACATCACCATCGATACGGTGACCCGCAAGGCCATCAGCGTGACCCGCAAGCCCACGCTGAAGCACTCCATCAAGATCATTCGCCGTTCGGATTCGCGGTTGAGATAA
- a CDS encoding universal stress protein, translating to MYRQIMIPVDLDHIDRLEKALKTGADLAKLYAAPVCYVGVSGNTPSAVAHNPSEFTAKLQAFGEAQAQKYGLSSISTASYISHDPAVDLDKTLLKAAKACGADLVVMASHVPGLAEHLFASNAGYFASYSEASVLVVR from the coding sequence ATGTATCGTCAAATCATGATTCCCGTTGATCTGGACCATATCGACCGGCTCGAAAAGGCCCTGAAAACCGGTGCCGATCTGGCCAAGTTGTATGCCGCGCCGGTCTGCTATGTGGGCGTGTCGGGCAACACCCCCAGCGCGGTCGCCCACAACCCGAGCGAGTTCACCGCCAAGCTGCAAGCCTTCGGCGAGGCGCAGGCGCAGAAGTACGGCCTGAGCAGTATCAGCACCGCCTCCTATATCAGCCACGACCCGGCGGTGGACCTGGACAAGACCTTGCTGAAGGCCGCCAAGGCGTGCGGCGCCGACCTGGTGGTCATGGCTTCCCATGTGCCTGGCCTGGCGGAACACCTGTTCGCCTCCAATGCCGGTTATTTCGCCTCCTATTCCGAGGCGTCGGTACTGGTGGTGCGTTGA
- the metH gene encoding methionine synthase — MSSSDRSARLQALQQALKERILILDGGMGTMIQSYKLEEEDYRGERFADWPQDVKGNNDLLILSRPDVIGAIEKAYLDAGADILETNTFNATRVSQADYGMEELVYELNVEGARLARQVADAKTAETPHRPRFVAGVLGPTSRTCSISPDVNNPGYRNVTFDELVENYVEATRGLIEGGADLILIETIFDTLNAKAAIFAVQEVYEQLGVELPIMISGTITDASGRTLSGQTTEAFWNSVRHAGPISVGLNCALGAKELRPYLEELSTKAETHVSAHPNAGLPNAFGEYDETPAEMAAVVEEFAASGFLNIVGGCCGTTPGHIQAIAEAVAKYPPRALPDIPKACRLSGLEPFTIDRNSLFVNVGERTNITGSAKFARLIREENYTEALEVALQQVEAGAQVIDINMDEGMLDSQKAMVTFLNLIAGEPDISRVPIMIDSSKWEVIEAGLKCIQGKGIVNSISMKEGVEAFKHHAKLCKRYGAAVVVMAFDEAGQADTAARKREICQRSYDILVNEVGFPPEDIIFDPNIFAIATGIEEHNNYAVDFIEACAFIRDHLPFALSSGGVSNVSFSFRGNNPVREAIHSVFLYYAIQNGLTMGIVNAGQLEIYDEIPKQLRDAVEDVVLNRTPNGTEALLAIADQFKGDGSVKEVENEEWRSLPVNQRLEHALVKGITAFIVEDTEECRQQCARPIEVIEGPLMSGMNIVGDLFGSGKMFLPQVVKSARVMKQAVAHLIPFIEAEKGDKPEAKGKILMATVKGDVHDIGKNIVGVVLGCNGYDIVDLGVMVPAEKILQTAKEEKCDIIGLSGLITPSLDEMVHVAREMQRQGFSLPLMIGGATTSKAHTAVKIEPKYHNDAVVYVTDASRAVGVATQLLSKELKAGFVEKTRADYVEVRERTAARGARTERLPYAKAVENKPKFDWAGYQPPVPSFTGVKLLDDIDLATLAEYIDWTPFFIAWDLAGKYPRILTDEVVGEAATALFEDAQAMLKKLIDEKLIQARALFGFWPANQVNDDDLELYGDDGQPLATLHHLRQQTIKPDGKPNLSLADFVAPKDSGVRDYVGGFITTAGIGAEEVAKAYQEAGDDYNSIMVKALADRLAEACAEWLHAEVRKHWWGYQPDEQLDNEALIKEQYVGIRPAPGYPACPDHTEKGTLFDLLDPTAEEGKPGRSGVFLTDHYAMFPAAAVSGWYFAHPQAQYFAVGKVDKDQVQSYTARKGQELAVCERWLAPNLGYDN, encoded by the coding sequence ATGTCTTCGTCCGATCGCAGTGCCCGCCTCCAAGCTCTCCAGCAAGCCCTGAAGGAGCGCATCCTGATCCTCGACGGCGGCATGGGCACCATGATCCAGAGCTACAAGCTGGAGGAAGAGGATTACCGCGGCGAGCGCTTCGCCGACTGGCCCCAGGACGTCAAGGGCAACAATGACCTGCTGATTCTGAGCCGCCCCGACGTCATCGGCGCCATCGAGAAGGCCTACCTGGACGCCGGCGCCGACATTCTCGAGACCAACACCTTCAACGCCACCCGCGTGTCCCAGGCCGACTACGGCATGGAAGAGCTGGTCTACGAGCTGAACGTCGAGGGCGCGCGCCTGGCCCGTCAGGTGGCCGACGCCAAGACCGCCGAGACGCCGCACCGGCCCCGCTTCGTCGCCGGGGTGCTGGGCCCGACCAGCCGCACCTGCTCGATCTCCCCGGACGTCAACAACCCCGGCTACCGCAACGTCACCTTCGACGAGCTGGTGGAAAACTACGTGGAAGCCACCCGCGGCCTGATCGAGGGCGGCGCCGACCTGATCCTGATCGAAACCATCTTCGACACCCTCAACGCCAAGGCCGCGATCTTCGCCGTGCAGGAAGTCTACGAGCAGCTCGGCGTCGAGCTGCCGATCATGATCTCCGGCACTATCACCGACGCCTCGGGGCGCACGCTGTCCGGGCAGACCACCGAAGCATTCTGGAACTCGGTGCGCCACGCGGGGCCGATCTCCGTGGGCCTGAACTGCGCCCTCGGCGCCAAGGAGCTGCGCCCCTACCTGGAGGAGCTGTCGACCAAGGCCGAGACCCACGTCTCCGCCCACCCCAACGCCGGCCTGCCCAACGCCTTCGGCGAGTACGACGAGACACCGGCGGAGATGGCCGCGGTGGTCGAGGAGTTCGCCGCCTCGGGCTTCCTCAATATCGTCGGCGGCTGCTGCGGCACCACCCCGGGGCACATCCAGGCGATCGCCGAGGCCGTGGCCAAGTACCCGCCGCGCGCGCTGCCGGACATCCCCAAGGCCTGCCGCCTGTCGGGCCTGGAGCCCTTCACCATCGACCGCAACTCGCTGTTCGTCAACGTCGGCGAGCGCACCAACATCACCGGCAGCGCCAAGTTCGCCCGGCTGATCCGCGAGGAGAACTACACCGAGGCCCTGGAAGTCGCCCTGCAGCAGGTGGAAGCCGGCGCCCAGGTGATCGACATCAACATGGACGAGGGCATGCTGGACTCGCAGAAGGCCATGGTGACCTTCCTCAACCTGATCGCCGGCGAACCGGACATCTCCCGCGTGCCGATCATGATCGACTCCTCCAAGTGGGAAGTGATCGAAGCCGGTCTCAAGTGCATTCAGGGCAAGGGCATCGTCAACTCAATATCCATGAAGGAAGGGGTCGAGGCCTTCAAACACCACGCCAAGCTGTGCAAGCGCTACGGCGCCGCCGTGGTGGTGATGGCCTTCGACGAAGCCGGCCAGGCCGACACGGCCGCGCGCAAGCGCGAGATCTGCCAGCGCTCCTACGACATCCTGGTAAATGAAGTCGGCTTCCCGCCGGAAGACATCATCTTCGACCCGAACATCTTCGCCATCGCCACCGGCATCGAGGAGCACAACAACTACGCGGTCGACTTCATCGAGGCCTGCGCCTTCATTCGCGATCATCTCCCGTTCGCCCTGTCGAGCGGCGGCGTGTCCAACGTGTCCTTCTCGTTCCGCGGCAACAACCCGGTGCGCGAGGCGATCCACTCGGTATTCCTCTACTACGCGATCCAGAACGGTCTGACCATGGGCATCGTCAACGCCGGCCAGCTGGAGATCTACGACGAGATTCCCAAGCAGCTGCGCGACGCGGTCGAGGATGTGGTGCTCAACCGCACCCCGAACGGTACCGAGGCCTTGCTGGCGATCGCCGACCAGTTCAAGGGCGACGGCAGCGTCAAGGAAGTGGAGAACGAGGAGTGGCGCTCGCTGCCGGTCAACCAGCGCCTGGAACACGCCCTGGTCAAGGGCATCACCGCCTTCATCGTCGAGGACACCGAGGAGTGCCGCCAGCAGTGCGCGCGACCGATCGAGGTGATCGAGGGGCCGCTGATGAGCGGCATGAACATCGTTGGCGACCTGTTCGGCTCGGGCAAGATGTTCCTGCCCCAGGTGGTCAAGTCGGCGCGGGTGATGAAGCAGGCGGTGGCCCACCTGATCCCCTTCATCGAGGCGGAGAAAGGCGACAAGCCCGAGGCCAAGGGCAAGATCCTCATGGCCACGGTCAAGGGCGACGTGCACGACATCGGCAAGAACATCGTCGGCGTGGTGCTGGGCTGCAACGGCTACGACATCGTCGACCTGGGCGTGATGGTGCCGGCGGAGAAGATCCTGCAGACGGCCAAGGAGGAGAAGTGCGACATCATCGGCCTGTCCGGGCTGATCACCCCCTCGCTCGACGAGATGGTCCACGTCGCCCGCGAGATGCAGCGCCAGGGTTTTTCCCTGCCGCTGATGATCGGCGGCGCCACCACCTCCAAGGCCCACACCGCGGTGAAGATCGAGCCCAAGTACCACAACGATGCGGTGGTGTACGTCACCGATGCCTCGCGCGCCGTCGGCGTGGCCACCCAGCTGCTGTCCAAGGAGCTCAAGGCCGGCTTCGTCGAGAAGACCCGCGCCGACTACGTCGAGGTGCGCGAGCGCACCGCCGCCCGCGGTGCCCGCACCGAGCGCCTGCCCTACGCCAAGGCGGTGGAGAACAAGCCGAAGTTCGACTGGGCCGGCTACCAGCCACCGGTACCGAGCTTCACCGGGGTCAAGCTGCTGGACGACATCGACCTGGCGACCCTGGCCGAATACATCGACTGGACGCCCTTCTTCATCGCCTGGGACCTGGCCGGCAAATACCCACGCATCCTCACCGACGAGGTGGTCGGCGAAGCGGCCACCGCGCTGTTCGAGGACGCCCAGGCCATGCTCAAGAAGCTGATCGACGAGAAGCTGATCCAGGCCCGCGCGCTGTTCGGCTTCTGGCCGGCCAACCAGGTCAACGACGACGACCTGGAGCTGTACGGCGACGATGGTCAGCCCCTGGCCACCCTGCATCACCTGCGCCAGCAGACCATCAAGCCCGACGGCAAGCCGAACCTGTCGCTGGCCGACTTCGTCGCCCCCAAGGACAGCGGCGTTCGCGATTATGTGGGCGGTTTCATCACCACCGCCGGCATCGGCGCCGAGGAAGTGGCCAAGGCCTACCAGGAAGCGGGCGACGACTACAACTCGATCATGGTCAAAGCCCTGGCCGACCGCCTGGCAGAGGCTTGCGCGGAGTGGCTGCACGCCGAGGTGCGCAAGCACTGGTGGGGCTACCAGCCGGACGAGCAGCTGGACAACGAGGCGCTGATCAAGGAGCAGTACGTCGGCATCCGCCCCGCTCCCGGCTACCCGGCCTGCCCGGATCACACCGAGAAAGGCACCCTGTTCGACCTGCTCGACCCGACCGCCGAAGAAGGCAAGCCGGGACGCAGCGGGGTATTCCTCACCGATCACTACGCCATGTTCCCCGCCGCTGCCGTCAGCGGCTGGTACTTCGCCCATCCCCAGGCGCAGTATTTCGCCGTCGGCAAGGTGGACAAGGATCAGGTGCAAAGTTACACCGCGCGCAAGGGCCAGGAGCTGGCGGTCTGCGAACGCTGGCTGGCGCCGAATCTGGGTTATGACAACTGA
- a CDS encoding fatty acid cis/trans isomerase yields MPYRALLSACLLFISPLLVAQPVSYSRDIQPIFTRYCVACHACYDSPCQLNLGSGEGAARGAHKLPVYDGVRTEAQATTRLFLDAHGADAWRREGFFSVLERQGSHAALMTRMLELGHGEPLPVNAKLPEALEIGIKRDNQCPLPEAFAGFAADNPQAGMPFAVTGLTDADYQTLQRWLAEGAPIDSPVLRESATERRQIAEWERLLNAEGLRESLVARWLYEHLFLAHLHFQGGEPGHFFQLVRSRTPRGLPVDPIATRRPNEDPGTRFYYRLTRVQDVIVHKTHITYGLSDRKLARVKQLFLSGDWQVGSLPGYGAQRRANPFETFAAIPPQARYQFMLDDAEYFVRTFIRGPVCRGQIATDVIRDNFWTLFQDPRHDLYLTDAEYRAKATPLLAMPGQFDAIGDLLGLWLDYRDKRNAYEKLRIDAYAGAPPADWGHIWSDNDNALLSIFRQHDSASVRKGLIGEVPQTLWWLDYPLFERTYYQLVVNFDVYGNVSHQAQTRLYFDLIRNGAEQNFLRLMPAESRQGLLADWYQDSGKLKLWLDYPGIDTRSPSALALDGPDPKRSFAEALLARYAGLNARPDPFNRCGDSRCYREGVGTELQAAERALSRLVSKPADELKVVRQLPEATLLRVELADGRREVYSLLRNRAHSNVAFMLGEALRHQPGLDTLTLYPGVLTSYPNFLFNLTAAQVPEFVERLERVRDAPDFERVVERWGVRRSHPEFWRYFHDLTAHIREHEPLEAGVLDMNRYENL; encoded by the coding sequence ATGCCGTATCGCGCGCTGCTCAGTGCTTGCCTGCTGTTCATCAGCCCACTGTTGGTTGCGCAGCCGGTTTCCTATAGCCGCGACATCCAGCCGATCTTCACCCGGTATTGCGTGGCCTGCCATGCCTGTTACGACTCCCCCTGCCAGCTCAACCTGGGCAGCGGCGAAGGCGCTGCGCGCGGTGCCCACAAGCTGCCGGTGTATGACGGCGTGCGCACCGAGGCCCAGGCCACCACCCGTTTGTTTCTCGATGCCCATGGCGCTGATGCCTGGCGGCGCGAGGGTTTCTTCTCGGTGCTGGAGCGTCAGGGCAGTCACGCTGCACTGATGACCCGCATGCTCGAGTTGGGCCATGGCGAGCCGCTGCCAGTCAATGCGAAACTGCCAGAGGCGCTGGAGATCGGCATCAAGCGGGACAATCAGTGCCCCTTGCCCGAGGCGTTTGCCGGCTTCGCCGCCGACAACCCGCAGGCCGGGATGCCCTTTGCCGTGACCGGCCTCACCGACGCCGACTACCAGACCCTGCAACGCTGGCTGGCCGAGGGCGCGCCGATCGATTCGCCGGTGCTGCGCGAAAGCGCCACTGAAAGGCGCCAGATTGCCGAGTGGGAGCGCCTGCTGAATGCCGAGGGGCTGCGCGAGAGTCTGGTGGCGCGCTGGCTGTACGAACACCTGTTTCTCGCCCACCTGCATTTTCAAGGGGGCGAGCCCGGGCACTTCTTCCAGCTGGTGCGCTCACGCACCCCACGGGGCCTGCCAGTCGATCCGATTGCCACGCGGCGGCCCAACGAAGACCCTGGCACCCGCTTCTACTACCGCCTGACGCGGGTTCAGGACGTGATCGTGCACAAGACCCATATCACCTATGGCCTGAGCGACCGGAAGCTGGCACGGGTCAAGCAGCTGTTCCTTTCCGGCGACTGGCAGGTGGGCAGCCTGCCGGGCTATGGCGCCCAGCGCCGGGCCAACCCCTTCGAGACATTCGCCGCGATTCCGCCTCAGGCGCGCTACCAGTTCATGCTGGATGACGCCGAATACTTCGTGCGCACCTTTATCCGCGGCCCGGTCTGTCGTGGGCAGATCGCCACCGACGTGATCCGCGACAACTTCTGGACCCTGTTCCAGGATCCTCGCCACGATCTTTACCTGACCGATGCCGAATACCGCGCCAAGGCCACGCCCTTGTTGGCCATGCCGGGGCAGTTCGACGCCATCGGCGACTTGCTCGGTCTGTGGCTCGACTACCGCGACAAGCGCAATGCCTACGAGAAGCTGCGCATCGACGCCTATGCCGGGGCACCGCCGGCGGACTGGGGACATATCTGGAGTGACAATGACAATGCGTTGCTGTCGATCTTTCGCCAGCACGACAGCGCTTCGGTGCGTAAGGGGCTGATTGGTGAAGTGCCGCAGACCCTGTGGTGGCTGGATTACCCGCTGTTCGAACGGACCTATTACCAGCTGGTGGTGAATTTCGACGTGTACGGCAACGTCTCGCACCAGGCGCAGACGCGCCTGTATTTCGACCTGATTCGAAACGGCGCCGAGCAGAACTTCCTGCGCCTGATGCCCGCCGAGTCGCGTCAGGGCTTGCTCGCCGACTGGTACCAGGACAGCGGAAAACTCAAGCTATGGCTGGACTATCCGGGCATCGACACGCGCAGCCCCAGCGCGCTGGCCCTGGACGGCCCCGACCCCAAGCGCAGTTTTGCCGAGGCCCTGCTGGCGCGCTACGCCGGTCTCAATGCGCGGCCGGATCCGTTCAATCGCTGTGGCGATTCCCGTTGCTACCGCGAGGGCGTCGGCACCGAGTTGCAGGCCGCCGAGCGGGCTCTTAGCCGTCTTGTGAGCAAGCCAGCCGACGAACTCAAAGTGGTCCGCCAGTTGCCGGAGGCGACCCTGCTGCGCGTGGAGCTGGCCGATGGTCGGCGCGAGGTGTACAGCCTGCTGCGCAACCGCGCCCACAGCAACGTGGCCTTCATGCTGGGCGAGGCGCTGCGCCATCAGCCCGGCCTGGATACCCTGACCCTCTATCCCGGGGTGCTGACCAGCTACCCCAACTTCCTGTTCAACCTGACGGCGGCGCAGGTGCCCGAATTCGTCGAGCGGCTGGAGCGGGTGCGGGACGCCCCTGACTTCGAACGGGTGGTCGAGCGATGGGGCGTACGCCGCAGTCACCCCGAATTCTGGCGTTACTTCCACGACCTGACCGCACATATCCGCGAGCACGAGCCGCTCGAGGCCGGGGTGCTGGATATGAACCGCTACGAGAACCTCTAG
- a CDS encoding diguanylate cyclase domain-containing protein: MLLTLLTSAGMLSFLALLAMLMHRERHARKQLAQYQALAERLHEGVLQVERDGRISWHNSAAARLLGHGNAALVGKHLADCLPQLSGMVAYTPQRCGLSDSGQSNRPAMEALRIGPAAGDSGILLVQPDTKASRSSEDAERFKRSQYFARIGTWDWRIDSDELYWSDAIYGMFGYQVGQVTPSYPLFCASVHPDDQAQVRAGELRCIETGENHDEEYRVVWPDGTQRWLRETGNVVKDADGRAVRMMGVVRDITEEKAWARELYQLAHHDPLTGLPNRLVFEAHLAKSLDRARRHNARVALVFIDLNGFKAINDQYGHAVGDRVLVATGTRLSRTLRQSDTLARIGGDEFVAILEDFAESRPLEDEARAVAEKILTALSKAIQIGSTAHHTGASLGIAVFPEHASNMDRLIHTADMAMYEAKRSGNNQYRLGGDLVTQPQTS, translated from the coding sequence ATGCTCCTGACTCTTCTCACCAGCGCCGGCATGCTCTCGTTCCTCGCATTACTGGCCATGCTGATGCATCGCGAGCGCCACGCCCGCAAGCAACTGGCGCAATACCAGGCACTGGCCGAGCGGCTGCACGAAGGCGTATTGCAGGTTGAGCGCGACGGCCGGATCAGCTGGCACAACTCGGCGGCCGCACGGTTGCTGGGGCATGGCAATGCGGCACTGGTTGGTAAACACTTGGCGGATTGCCTGCCGCAGCTCAGTGGAATGGTTGCGTACACGCCGCAGCGTTGCGGCCTGAGTGACAGCGGCCAGAGCAACCGCCCGGCAATGGAGGCCCTGCGTATCGGCCCGGCCGCTGGCGACAGCGGCATCCTGCTTGTCCAGCCGGACACCAAGGCCAGCAGGTCATCGGAAGACGCCGAGCGCTTCAAGCGCAGCCAGTACTTCGCCCGCATCGGCACTTGGGACTGGCGCATCGACAGCGACGAGCTCTACTGGTCGGATGCCATCTACGGCATGTTCGGCTATCAGGTGGGCCAGGTGACGCCCTCTTACCCACTGTTCTGCGCGAGCGTGCACCCGGATGACCAGGCACAGGTCCGCGCCGGCGAGTTGCGCTGTATCGAAACCGGCGAGAACCATGACGAGGAGTACCGGGTCGTCTGGCCCGACGGCACCCAGCGCTGGTTACGCGAAACCGGCAATGTGGTCAAGGACGCCGACGGCCGCGCAGTGCGCATGATGGGCGTGGTACGCGATATCACCGAAGAAAAAGCCTGGGCCCGTGAGCTGTACCAGCTGGCCCACCATGATCCGCTCACCGGACTGCCCAACCGTCTGGTGTTCGAGGCGCACCTGGCCAAGTCGCTGGACCGGGCGCGACGCCATAACGCCCGCGTAGCTCTGGTGTTCATCGACCTCAACGGTTTCAAGGCGATCAATGACCAGTACGGTCATGCCGTCGGGGATCGGGTGCTGGTCGCCACTGGCACGCGCCTGAGCCGCACGCTACGCCAGTCCGATACCCTGGCGAGAATCGGCGGCGACGAATTCGTCGCCATCCTGGAGGACTTCGCCGAGAGTCGGCCCCTGGAGGACGAGGCCCGGGCTGTGGCCGAGAAAATCCTCACGGCCCTGAGCAAAGCCATACAGATCGGCAGCACAGCGCACCACACCGGTGCCAGCCTGGGCATCGCGGTGTTTCCAGAGCATGCGTCAAACATGGACCGGCTGATCCATACCGCCGATATGGCGATGTACGAAGCCAAACGCAGTGGCAACAATCAATACCGCCTCGGCGGCGACCTGGTGACTCAGCCGCAGACAAGCTGA
- a CDS encoding RidA family protein: protein MKIHRINPTKRWSDITVFNGIAHFVEIADTDTKADIRGQVEQIFAQAEQSLAKINSDKSRILSTTIYLTDFANLAALNELWDAWFAEGTAPSRACVKAELANPDYLVEMTFVAAAGDGFAE, encoded by the coding sequence ATGAAAATCCATCGCATCAACCCGACAAAGCGCTGGTCCGACATTACCGTGTTCAATGGTATCGCCCACTTCGTCGAAATAGCCGACACCGACACCAAGGCCGACATCCGGGGACAGGTCGAGCAGATCTTTGCCCAGGCCGAACAGTCGCTGGCCAAGATCAACAGCGACAAATCGCGCATCCTGTCGACCACGATCTACCTCACCGACTTTGCCAATCTCGCGGCGCTGAACGAACTGTGGGATGCCTGGTTTGCCGAAGGCACAGCGCCGAGTCGGGCGTGTGTGAAAGCGGAGCTGGCAAACCCGGACTACCTGGTCGAGATGACCTTTGTCGCGGCGGCCGGGGATGGCTTTGCCGAGTAA